The following proteins are co-located in the Syngnathus scovelli strain Florida chromosome 5, RoL_Ssco_1.2, whole genome shotgun sequence genome:
- the fam193a gene encoding protein FAM193A isoform X5, with translation MSPTDAKRGAKRRKNKRGGGSSCSAVCNSGTSSGVIGGKAGVASALGCTGAPTPAGFLAPATGGNIGSMSGINGELKVNTSVMPQFTEGPVNADFTGVLQTPFTFGLNQRAPYTAGDRCLLCRCERSKDGPWPSEAGVPDHRNGAPESGQPPAALPLPMWVCSDCRRTVEKEDRHTALEQLGSQDFLLHMPVGNGTLGPDAVAAADRLSAPTPPMLPAPDLAPPVPGDTACGCEACNERRELSAESERESQQLQKHWSEVRYLVRCIYRQAGTPLADDRDHPLERDKDSMKELVDRLCEKDPYQLYQRLEQQAREYVLEMKVRLLKHLSAGSKTPPGPAGAGAAAGPPQAHQFVSLLLEEYSALCQAARTISGFLLTLENEHLQKFHVTWELHNKHLFENLVFSEPILHSSLPALVAQLKHGTASHDSYSVDMYRTLLESYQRLEQEMASVAGQWQECEKRIDDYVDEQTLKTKQRLLKEDWEFFKQRRYVEEQLPNNKKLACGDNFTDTMRMLSSRLSIPDCPNCNYRRRCTCDDCSLSHILTCGIMDSPISEDLPIKLQGDNTPQDYLTQVHPPSLSSGSSPSGSNSSSPITVQRHPRLVLPAGDGNTFVSDDDEVPPMSAKYGDMYPVSGYHDNGVATLNGHCGDVNGGVSAAQNAVSPRISSSGSSSDGDEEEVRRQQETNSPPPSYNHQQQVEQVQHACECHVCNQDPGAPGNILGPAGCLPPGQLHSAPPPAALGNQFFTDNGKMAATNPARPSLHLYPHIHGHLPLHNFSRPLLHPTLYPPSPPLTHNKPLPPNLTTNHSAAKQPAFSPGPPEHVYQNSFGVGGNGGDGGDCGDGGGNAGDWNSSLPCLSLNFESLWDAAVMKSLDQSISQVLLPELLQGEILDPPLADVPLPPTPAVPQADHHHHHPLLPATPAPHPSSSSSSSLSSCSSSEARDQKKSGAKKKCLYNFQDAFMETNRVAMATSASMASVSCTATTVQSSNNLPIHLASKTSLDDVFHSLGKEDHRQVSPAAPRSNPSTLSPLPSLSAPSLPPAPTPHLPAMGPQSFPKMAAPAPDLGEIHPGLCLPPAEPAISSSDGPLSAPPSVCSDPECEGHRCEGNRAYEHPPYDGEESQDEDSCSEHSSSTSTSTNQKEGKYCDCCYCEFFGHGGPPAAPTSRNYAEMREKLRLRLTKRKEEQPKREEHQPAPERDGTGGGVEDHRRVEDLLQFINSADSKPASSSKAAKRARHKQKKMEEKARQEAEAQQEEQRRRQEEEEAALQRELLRLQEHCTAKKKKKDKAKENTAPTPNNSNNPQPLKQTAQNVLDHLRNGKSHLLQSFICPKDLRPEPRANDQHGERGFSHLHNHNADGKVKAKPAAKLVACEHAPVKKEPEANGAVNPAETKATRTGPVEAPATPSSEARSSNRSASGKRQLKEEHRRSPLASNPSPSPPLHLHPHHPPPSQSEHTEQNGKPPSAESPQPKGKAKKNKKKKGDKMNTSIDDVFLPKDIDLDSTEMDETEREVEYFKRFCLDSARQTRQRLSINWSNFSLKKATFAAH, from the exons ATGAGTCCAACTGATGCTAAGCGAGGGGCTAAACGCAGGAAGAACAAGCGGGGCGGTGGCAGTAGCTGCAGTGCTGTCTGCAATAGCGGCACCAGTAGCGGCGTCATCGGCGGCAAGGCCGGGGTCGCCTCGGCCCTCGGTTGCACGGGAGCTCCGACACCTGCCGGCTTCCTTGCACCTGCCACGGGCGGCAACATAGGTTCGATGTCGGGCATCAACGGAGAG CTCAAAGTCAACACCAGCGTTATGCCGCAGTTCACCGAAGGACCCGTCAACGCTGATTTCACTGGAGTCCTCCAG ACGCCCTTCACCTTCGGCCTGAATCAGCGAGCCCCGTACACGGCCGGCGACCGCTGCCTCTTGTGCCGCTGCGAACGCAGCAAAGACGGGCCCTGGCCCTCGGAGGCCGGAGTCCCCGACCATCGGAACGGCGCGCCCGAGTCCGGCCAACCGCCCGCCGCCCTCCCGCTGCCAATGTGGGTGTGCTCGGACTGCCGGCGCACCGTGGAGAAGGAGGACCGGCACACTGCGCTGGAGCAGCTGGGG agtcagGACTTTCTTTTGCACATGCCCGTGGGTAACGGCACCCTGGGCCCAGACGCGGTGGCAGCGGCGGACAGACTGAGCGCGCCCACGCCGCCCATGCTCCCCGCCCCTGACCTCGCCCCGCCCGTACCCGGCGACACCGCGTGCGGCTGCGAGGCCTGCAACGAGAGGCG AGAgctctcggcagagtcggaacgGGAGTCGCAGCAACTGCAGAAGCACTGGTCGGAGGTGCGCTACCTGGTGCGCTGCATCTACCGGCAGGCCGGGACGCCGCTGGCGGACGACCGTGACCATCCGCTGGAGCGAGACAAGGACAGCATGAAGGAGCTGGTAGACAG ACTCTGCGAGAAGGACCCCTACCAGCTATACCAGCGTCTGGAGCAGCAGGCACGCGAGTACGTGCTGGAGATGAAGGTGCGGCTCCTCAAGCACCTCTCGGCCGGCTCCAAGACACCCCCGGGTCCCGCTGGGGCGGGAGCCGCGGCGGGGCCCCCGCAGGCCCACCAGTTTGTGTCACTGCTGCTGGAGGAGTACAGCGCCCTCTGCCAGGCGGCGCGCACCATCAGCGGCTTCCTGCTCACTCTG GAGAATGAGCACCTCCAGAAATTCCATGTGACGTGGGAGCTGCACAACAAGCACCTTTTTGAGAACCTGGTCTTCTCAGAGCCCATCTTGCACAGCAGCTTGCCTGCACTTGTTGCACAGCTCAA ACACGGCACGGCGTCGCACGACTCGTACAGCGTGGACATGTACAGGACCTTGCTGGAGAGCTACCAGCGGCTCGAGCAGGAGATGGCGAGCGTGGCCGGCCAGTGGCAGGAGTGCGAGAAGCGGATCGACGACTACGTCGACGAACAG ACTTTAAAGACAAAGCAGCGACTGCTCAAGGAAGACTGGGAGTTCTTCAAGCAGCGGCGATACGTCGAAGAACAG TTGCCCAACAATAAGAAGCTGGCATGCGGGGACAACTTCACAGACACCATGAGAATGCTCTCGTCGCGTCTCAGCATTCCGGACTGTCCCAATTGTAATTATCGGAGAAG GTGCACGTGCGACGACTGCAGCCTCTCGCACATCCTGACGTGCGGCATCATGGACTCGCCCATCTCGGAGGACCTGCCCATCAAGCTGCAGGGCGACAACACCCCGCAGGACTACCTGACCCAGGTGCACCcgcccagcctctcctcgggcagCTCGCCGTCGGGCTCCAACTCCAGCTCCCCCATCACCGTCCAGCGGCATCCCCGACTCGTCCTGCCCGCTGGGGACGGCAACACTTT TGTCAGCGACGACGACGAAGTGCCTCCAATGTCCGCCAAGTACGGGGACATGTACCCGGTCAGCGGCTACCATGACAACGGCGTGGCGACGCTCAACGGACACTGCGGCGACGTGAACGGCGGCGTCAGCGCGGCACAAAATGCGGTG TCACCACGCATCAGCAGCAGCGGTAGCTCGTCGGACGGCGACGAAGAGGAGGTGAGGCGGCAGCAGGAGACCAACAGTCCTCCTCCGTCGTACAACCACCAGCAGCAG GTCGAGCAGGTCCAGCACGCGTGCGAGTGCCACGTGTGTAACCAAGACCCCGGCGCCCCTGGCAACATCCTGGGCCCGGCCGGATGCCTCCCCCCCGGGCAACTCCACTCGGCGCCTCCCCCCGCCGCCTTGGGCAACCAGTTCTTCACGGACAACGGCAAGATGGCGGCGACCAACCCCGCCCGGCCCTCCCTCCACCTCTACCCGCACATTCACGGACACCTGCCCTTGCACAACTTCTCCCGACCGCTGCTGCACCCCACTCTTTACCCGCCCAGTCCTCCCCTCACGCACAACAAG CCTTTGCCACCCAACCTCACGACCAACCACTCGGCTGCCAAGCAGCCGGCCTTCAGCCCCGGGCCGCCCGAGCATGTCTACCAGAACAGCTTTGGCGTTGGGGGCaacggaggcgacggtggagattGCGGCGACGGCGGAGGCAACGCGGGCGACTGGAACAGCTCGCTGCCGTGCCTCTCGCTCAACTTTGAAAGCCTGTGGGATGCTGCCGTGATGAAGAGCTTggatcaatcaatcagtcaagtgCTGCTGCCAGAGTTGCTTCAAG GGGAAATTCTGGACCCTCCCCTGGCCGACGTCCCTCTCCCGCCAACGCCGGCAGTCCCCCAAGcggaccaccatcaccaccacccctTGCTTCCCGCCACCCCCGCCCCCCACCCTtcgtcgtcgtcatcctcgTCCCTGTCCTCGTGTTCGTCGTCCGAGGCCCGCGATCAGAAAAAGAGCGGCGCCAAGAAGAAGTGTCTGTACAACTTCCAAGATGCCTTCATGGAGACCAACCGGGTGGCGATGGCGACGTCGGCATCCATGGCGTCCGTGTCGTGCACCGCCACCACTGTCCAGTCAAGTAATAACCTACCTATCCACCTAGCATCTAAAACCTCCTTAG ATGATGTATTTCACAGTTTAGGTAAAGAGGACCACAGGCAAGTCTCCCCAGCCGCCCCCCGAAGCAACCCCAGCACGCTGAGCCCCCTCCCGTCGCTTTCCGCTCCTTCCCTTCCGCCGGCTCCCACCCCGCACCTCCCCGCCATGGGGCCGCAGTCCTtccccaaaatggccgccccggcGCCGGACCTGGGGGAGATCCACCCCGGGCTGTGCCTCCCGCCGGCCGAGCCGGCCATCTCCTCGTCGGACGGTCCGCTCAGCGCCCCGCCCAGCGTCTGCAG CGATCCCGAATGCGAGGGTCACCGCTGCGAGGGGAACAGGGCGTACGAGCACCCGCCCTACGACGGCGAGGAGAGCCAGGATGAGGACAGCTGTTCGGAACACAGCTCCTCCACTTCCACCTCCACCAACCAGAAGGAAGGAAAGTACTGTGACTGCTGTTACTGCGAGTTCTTCGGGCACGGCGGG CCTCCGGCGGCGCCGACCAGCCGCAACTACGCGGAAATGCGCGAGAAGCTGCGCCTCCGCCTGACCAAGCGCAAGGAGGAGCAGCCCAAACGCGAGGAGCATCAGCCGGCGCCCgagcgcgacggcacgggcggcGGCGTGGAGGACCACCGGCGGGTGGAGGACTTGCTGCAGTTCATCAACAGCGCCGACAGCAAGCCGGCGTCCAGCTCCAAAGCGGCCAAGCGGGCTCGCCACAAACAGAAGAAGATGGAGGAGAAGGCCCGGCAGGAGGCCGAGGcgcagcaggaggagcagcgCAGGcggcaggaagaggaagaggcggCGCTCCAACGCGAGCTCCTCCGGCTGCAGGAGCACTGCACggccaaaaagaagaagaaggacaaaGCCAAGGAGAACACGGCGCCCACgccaaacaacagcaacaacccGCAGCCTCTCAAGCAGACAGCCCAGAACGTGCTGGACCACCTGCGCAACGGCAAGTCGCACCTGCTCCAGAGCTTCATCTGCCCCAAGGACCTCCGGCCGGAACCCCGAGCCAACGACCAGCACGGCGAGCGGGGCTTCTCGCACCTCCACAACCACAACGCCGACGGCAAGGTGAAAGCCAAGCCCGCGGCCAAGCTCGTGGCTTGCGAGCACGCTCCCGTCAAGAAGGAGCCGGAAGCCAACGGCGCCGTCAACCCCGCAGAGACCAAAGCCACCCGCACCGGGCCCGTCGAGGCGCCCGCAACTCCCTCCTCGGAAGCCAGGAGCAGCAACCGGAGCGCCAGCGGGAAAAGGCAGCTGAAGGAAGAGCACCGGCGCAGCCCGCTGGCGTCCAACCCCTCGCCCTCGCCGCCGCTGCatcttcatcctcatcatcctccCCCCTCCCAATCAGAACACACGGAGCAGAACGGTAAACCCCCCAGCGCAGAGTCCCCCCAACCCAAAGGCAAAGCCAAGAAGAACAAAAAGAAGAAGGGGGACAAGATGAACACCTCCATAG ATGACGTGTTCCTGCCCAAAGACATCGATCTGGACAGCACTGAGATGGACGAGACGGAGCGAGAGGTGGAGTATTTCAAAAG GTTCTGTTTGGACTCGGCCCGGCAGACGCGTCAGCGGCTGTCAATCAACTGGTCCAACTTTAGCTTGAAAAAGGCCACCTTCGCAGCACACTAA
- the fam193a gene encoding protein FAM193A isoform X3: MSPTDAKRGAKRRKNKRGGGSSCSAVCNSGTSSGVIGGKAGVASALGCTGAPTPAGFLAPATGGNIGSMSGINGELKVNTSVMPQFTEGPVNADFTGVLQTPFTFGLNQRAPYTAGDRCLLCRCERSKDGPWPSEAGVPDHRNGAPESGQPPAALPLPMWVCSDCRRTVEKEDRHTALEQLGSQDFLLHMPVGNGTLGPDAVAAADRLSAPTPPMLPAPDLAPPVPGDTACGCEACNERRELSAESERESQQLQKHWSEVRYLVRCIYRQAGTPLADDRDHPLERDKDSMKELVDSQCMTSSTSVLRLCEKDPYQLYQRLEQQAREYVLEMKVRLLKHLSAGSKTPPGPAGAGAAAGPPQAHQFVSLLLEEYSALCQAARTISGFLLTLENEHLQKFHVTWELHNKHLFENLVFSEPILHSSLPALVAQLKHGTASHDSYSVDMYRTLLESYQRLEQEMASVAGQWQECEKRIDDYVDEQLLFKVEGQSFTNQRTEPHKSPVGKNTLKTKQRLLKEDWEFFKQRRYVEEQLPNNKKLACGDNFTDTMRMLSSRLSIPDCPNCNYRRRCTCDDCSLSHILTCGIMDSPISEDLPIKLQGDNTPQDYLTQVHPPSLSSGSSPSGSNSSSPITVQRHPRLVLPAGDGNTFVSDDDEVPPMSAKYGDMYPVSGYHDNGVATLNGHCGDVNGGVSAAQNAVSPRISSSGSSSDGDEEEVRRQQETNSPPPSYNHQQQVEQVQHACECHVCNQDPGAPGNILGPAGCLPPGQLHSAPPPAALGNQFFTDNGKMAATNPARPSLHLYPHIHGHLPLHNFSRPLLHPTLYPPSPPLTHNKPLPPNLTTNHSAAKQPAFSPGPPEHVYQNSFGVGGNGGDGGDCGDGGGNAGDWNSSLPCLSLNFESLWDAAVMKSLDQSISQVLLPELLQGEILDPPLADVPLPPTPAVPQADHHHHHPLLPATPAPHPSSSSSSSLSSCSSSEARDQKKSGAKKKCLYNFQDAFMETNRVAMATSASMASVSCTATTVQSNDVFHSLGKEDHRQVSPAAPRSNPSTLSPLPSLSAPSLPPAPTPHLPAMGPQSFPKMAAPAPDLGEIHPGLCLPPAEPAISSSDGPLSAPPSVCSDPECEGHRCEGNRAYEHPPYDGEESQDEDSCSEHSSSTSTSTNQKEGKYCDCCYCEFFGHGGPPAAPTSRNYAEMREKLRLRLTKRKEEQPKREEHQPAPERDGTGGGVEDHRRVEDLLQFINSADSKPASSSKAAKRARHKQKKMEEKARQEAEAQQEEQRRRQEEEEAALQRELLRLQEHCTAKKKKKDKAKENTAPTPNNSNNPQPLKQTAQNVLDHLRNGKSHLLQSFICPKDLRPEPRANDQHGERGFSHLHNHNADGKVKAKPAAKLVACEHAPVKKEPEANGAVNPAETKATRTGPVEAPATPSSEARSSNRSASGKRQLKEEHRRSPLASNPSPSPPLHLHPHHPPPSQSEHTEQNGKPPSAESPQPKGKAKKNKKKKGDKMNTSIDDVFLPKDIDLDSTEMDETEREVEYFKRFCLDSARQTRQRLSINWSNFSLKKATFAAH, translated from the exons ATGAGTCCAACTGATGCTAAGCGAGGGGCTAAACGCAGGAAGAACAAGCGGGGCGGTGGCAGTAGCTGCAGTGCTGTCTGCAATAGCGGCACCAGTAGCGGCGTCATCGGCGGCAAGGCCGGGGTCGCCTCGGCCCTCGGTTGCACGGGAGCTCCGACACCTGCCGGCTTCCTTGCACCTGCCACGGGCGGCAACATAGGTTCGATGTCGGGCATCAACGGAGAG CTCAAAGTCAACACCAGCGTTATGCCGCAGTTCACCGAAGGACCCGTCAACGCTGATTTCACTGGAGTCCTCCAG ACGCCCTTCACCTTCGGCCTGAATCAGCGAGCCCCGTACACGGCCGGCGACCGCTGCCTCTTGTGCCGCTGCGAACGCAGCAAAGACGGGCCCTGGCCCTCGGAGGCCGGAGTCCCCGACCATCGGAACGGCGCGCCCGAGTCCGGCCAACCGCCCGCCGCCCTCCCGCTGCCAATGTGGGTGTGCTCGGACTGCCGGCGCACCGTGGAGAAGGAGGACCGGCACACTGCGCTGGAGCAGCTGGGG agtcagGACTTTCTTTTGCACATGCCCGTGGGTAACGGCACCCTGGGCCCAGACGCGGTGGCAGCGGCGGACAGACTGAGCGCGCCCACGCCGCCCATGCTCCCCGCCCCTGACCTCGCCCCGCCCGTACCCGGCGACACCGCGTGCGGCTGCGAGGCCTGCAACGAGAGGCG AGAgctctcggcagagtcggaacgGGAGTCGCAGCAACTGCAGAAGCACTGGTCGGAGGTGCGCTACCTGGTGCGCTGCATCTACCGGCAGGCCGGGACGCCGCTGGCGGACGACCGTGACCATCCGCTGGAGCGAGACAAGGACAGCATGAAGGAGCTGGTAGACAG CCAATGCATGACATCATCAACCTCCGTCCTCAGACTCTGCGAGAAGGACCCCTACCAGCTATACCAGCGTCTGGAGCAGCAGGCACGCGAGTACGTGCTGGAGATGAAGGTGCGGCTCCTCAAGCACCTCTCGGCCGGCTCCAAGACACCCCCGGGTCCCGCTGGGGCGGGAGCCGCGGCGGGGCCCCCGCAGGCCCACCAGTTTGTGTCACTGCTGCTGGAGGAGTACAGCGCCCTCTGCCAGGCGGCGCGCACCATCAGCGGCTTCCTGCTCACTCTG GAGAATGAGCACCTCCAGAAATTCCATGTGACGTGGGAGCTGCACAACAAGCACCTTTTTGAGAACCTGGTCTTCTCAGAGCCCATCTTGCACAGCAGCTTGCCTGCACTTGTTGCACAGCTCAA ACACGGCACGGCGTCGCACGACTCGTACAGCGTGGACATGTACAGGACCTTGCTGGAGAGCTACCAGCGGCTCGAGCAGGAGATGGCGAGCGTGGCCGGCCAGTGGCAGGAGTGCGAGAAGCGGATCGACGACTACGTCGACGAACAG TTATTGTTCAAAGTGGAGGGCCAGAGTTTTACCAACCAAAGAACCGAGCCGCACAAGTCGCCGGTTGGCAAAAAC ACTTTAAAGACAAAGCAGCGACTGCTCAAGGAAGACTGGGAGTTCTTCAAGCAGCGGCGATACGTCGAAGAACAG TTGCCCAACAATAAGAAGCTGGCATGCGGGGACAACTTCACAGACACCATGAGAATGCTCTCGTCGCGTCTCAGCATTCCGGACTGTCCCAATTGTAATTATCGGAGAAG GTGCACGTGCGACGACTGCAGCCTCTCGCACATCCTGACGTGCGGCATCATGGACTCGCCCATCTCGGAGGACCTGCCCATCAAGCTGCAGGGCGACAACACCCCGCAGGACTACCTGACCCAGGTGCACCcgcccagcctctcctcgggcagCTCGCCGTCGGGCTCCAACTCCAGCTCCCCCATCACCGTCCAGCGGCATCCCCGACTCGTCCTGCCCGCTGGGGACGGCAACACTTT TGTCAGCGACGACGACGAAGTGCCTCCAATGTCCGCCAAGTACGGGGACATGTACCCGGTCAGCGGCTACCATGACAACGGCGTGGCGACGCTCAACGGACACTGCGGCGACGTGAACGGCGGCGTCAGCGCGGCACAAAATGCGGTG TCACCACGCATCAGCAGCAGCGGTAGCTCGTCGGACGGCGACGAAGAGGAGGTGAGGCGGCAGCAGGAGACCAACAGTCCTCCTCCGTCGTACAACCACCAGCAGCAG GTCGAGCAGGTCCAGCACGCGTGCGAGTGCCACGTGTGTAACCAAGACCCCGGCGCCCCTGGCAACATCCTGGGCCCGGCCGGATGCCTCCCCCCCGGGCAACTCCACTCGGCGCCTCCCCCCGCCGCCTTGGGCAACCAGTTCTTCACGGACAACGGCAAGATGGCGGCGACCAACCCCGCCCGGCCCTCCCTCCACCTCTACCCGCACATTCACGGACACCTGCCCTTGCACAACTTCTCCCGACCGCTGCTGCACCCCACTCTTTACCCGCCCAGTCCTCCCCTCACGCACAACAAG CCTTTGCCACCCAACCTCACGACCAACCACTCGGCTGCCAAGCAGCCGGCCTTCAGCCCCGGGCCGCCCGAGCATGTCTACCAGAACAGCTTTGGCGTTGGGGGCaacggaggcgacggtggagattGCGGCGACGGCGGAGGCAACGCGGGCGACTGGAACAGCTCGCTGCCGTGCCTCTCGCTCAACTTTGAAAGCCTGTGGGATGCTGCCGTGATGAAGAGCTTggatcaatcaatcagtcaagtgCTGCTGCCAGAGTTGCTTCAAG GGGAAATTCTGGACCCTCCCCTGGCCGACGTCCCTCTCCCGCCAACGCCGGCAGTCCCCCAAGcggaccaccatcaccaccacccctTGCTTCCCGCCACCCCCGCCCCCCACCCTtcgtcgtcgtcatcctcgTCCCTGTCCTCGTGTTCGTCGTCCGAGGCCCGCGATCAGAAAAAGAGCGGCGCCAAGAAGAAGTGTCTGTACAACTTCCAAGATGCCTTCATGGAGACCAACCGGGTGGCGATGGCGACGTCGGCATCCATGGCGTCCGTGTCGTGCACCGCCACCACTGTCCAGTCAA ATGATGTATTTCACAGTTTAGGTAAAGAGGACCACAGGCAAGTCTCCCCAGCCGCCCCCCGAAGCAACCCCAGCACGCTGAGCCCCCTCCCGTCGCTTTCCGCTCCTTCCCTTCCGCCGGCTCCCACCCCGCACCTCCCCGCCATGGGGCCGCAGTCCTtccccaaaatggccgccccggcGCCGGACCTGGGGGAGATCCACCCCGGGCTGTGCCTCCCGCCGGCCGAGCCGGCCATCTCCTCGTCGGACGGTCCGCTCAGCGCCCCGCCCAGCGTCTGCAG CGATCCCGAATGCGAGGGTCACCGCTGCGAGGGGAACAGGGCGTACGAGCACCCGCCCTACGACGGCGAGGAGAGCCAGGATGAGGACAGCTGTTCGGAACACAGCTCCTCCACTTCCACCTCCACCAACCAGAAGGAAGGAAAGTACTGTGACTGCTGTTACTGCGAGTTCTTCGGGCACGGCGGG CCTCCGGCGGCGCCGACCAGCCGCAACTACGCGGAAATGCGCGAGAAGCTGCGCCTCCGCCTGACCAAGCGCAAGGAGGAGCAGCCCAAACGCGAGGAGCATCAGCCGGCGCCCgagcgcgacggcacgggcggcGGCGTGGAGGACCACCGGCGGGTGGAGGACTTGCTGCAGTTCATCAACAGCGCCGACAGCAAGCCGGCGTCCAGCTCCAAAGCGGCCAAGCGGGCTCGCCACAAACAGAAGAAGATGGAGGAGAAGGCCCGGCAGGAGGCCGAGGcgcagcaggaggagcagcgCAGGcggcaggaagaggaagaggcggCGCTCCAACGCGAGCTCCTCCGGCTGCAGGAGCACTGCACggccaaaaagaagaagaaggacaaaGCCAAGGAGAACACGGCGCCCACgccaaacaacagcaacaacccGCAGCCTCTCAAGCAGACAGCCCAGAACGTGCTGGACCACCTGCGCAACGGCAAGTCGCACCTGCTCCAGAGCTTCATCTGCCCCAAGGACCTCCGGCCGGAACCCCGAGCCAACGACCAGCACGGCGAGCGGGGCTTCTCGCACCTCCACAACCACAACGCCGACGGCAAGGTGAAAGCCAAGCCCGCGGCCAAGCTCGTGGCTTGCGAGCACGCTCCCGTCAAGAAGGAGCCGGAAGCCAACGGCGCCGTCAACCCCGCAGAGACCAAAGCCACCCGCACCGGGCCCGTCGAGGCGCCCGCAACTCCCTCCTCGGAAGCCAGGAGCAGCAACCGGAGCGCCAGCGGGAAAAGGCAGCTGAAGGAAGAGCACCGGCGCAGCCCGCTGGCGTCCAACCCCTCGCCCTCGCCGCCGCTGCatcttcatcctcatcatcctccCCCCTCCCAATCAGAACACACGGAGCAGAACGGTAAACCCCCCAGCGCAGAGTCCCCCCAACCCAAAGGCAAAGCCAAGAAGAACAAAAAGAAGAAGGGGGACAAGATGAACACCTCCATAG ATGACGTGTTCCTGCCCAAAGACATCGATCTGGACAGCACTGAGATGGACGAGACGGAGCGAGAGGTGGAGTATTTCAAAAG GTTCTGTTTGGACTCGGCCCGGCAGACGCGTCAGCGGCTGTCAATCAACTGGTCCAACTTTAGCTTGAAAAAGGCCACCTTCGCAGCACACTAA